Proteins from a genomic interval of Nitrospina gracilis Nb-211:
- the atpE gene encoding ATP synthase F0 subunit C, with protein sequence MEAAAAAYLGMGLCAAGFFGAAIGIANIFATTIETVGRQPNAEGRVAKYCWIGFALVEAVALYALVLAFILMGKA encoded by the coding sequence ATGGAAGCAGCTGCCGCAGCATATTTGGGAATGGGCTTGTGCGCCGCAGGGTTCTTCGGTGCGGCGATCGGTATCGCCAACATCTTCGCCACGACCATCGAGACCGTTGGTCGTCAGCCGAATGCCGAGGGCCGCGTGGCCAAGTATTGCTGGATCGGTTTCGCGCTGGTTGAAGCCGTTGCGCTGTACGCGTTGGTTCTTGCCTTTATTCTGATGGGTAAAGCGTAA
- the atpD gene encoding F0F1 ATP synthase subunit beta, which yields MNVGKVIQVIGPVVDISFKDGQLPALYNAIHIKKPAQSGEEEIITLEVAQHLGDNAVRAISMHPTDGLVRGIDAEDTGRPISVPVGEKVLGRILNVIGEPVDQKPKVESQETWSIHRDAPPLDEQDTGMEMLETGIKVIDLLEPYLKGGKTGLFGGAGVGKTVLIMELIRNIGAEHGGYSVFAGVGERTREGNDLYHEMIESKVIDKTALIYGQMTEPPGARMRVGLTGLTIAEYFRDVGGQDVLLFIDNIFRFSQAGSEVSALLGRIPSAVGYQPTLATEMGNLQERITSTKKGSITSVQAIYVPADDLTDPAPATTFSHLDATTVLNRRISELGIYPAVDPLDSTSRILDPAIVGEEHYGVAREVQRILQRYKELQDIIAILGMDELTEEDKMLVARARKIQKYLSQPFFVAETFTGAPGKYVKVADTITGFKEIVNGKLDDIPEQAFYMCGAIDEVYEKAEKLKKQG from the coding sequence ATGAACGTAGGAAAAGTCATCCAGGTAATCGGTCCCGTAGTGGATATCAGCTTCAAGGACGGCCAACTGCCGGCTTTGTACAATGCGATCCACATCAAAAAACCGGCACAAAGCGGGGAAGAGGAAATCATCACCCTGGAAGTGGCACAGCATCTGGGTGACAATGCGGTCCGCGCCATCTCCATGCATCCCACCGACGGCTTGGTGCGCGGCATCGATGCGGAGGACACCGGTCGTCCCATCTCCGTTCCCGTTGGCGAGAAAGTCCTCGGGCGCATCCTGAACGTCATCGGCGAACCTGTGGACCAGAAACCGAAGGTCGAGTCGCAGGAGACGTGGAGCATCCACCGCGACGCGCCGCCCCTGGACGAGCAGGACACGGGTATGGAAATGCTGGAGACCGGCATCAAGGTCATCGACCTGCTTGAGCCGTACCTGAAAGGCGGCAAGACCGGGCTGTTCGGCGGCGCAGGTGTCGGCAAGACCGTTCTCATCATGGAGCTCATCCGCAACATCGGCGCCGAGCACGGCGGTTACTCGGTGTTCGCCGGCGTGGGCGAGCGCACCCGCGAGGGTAACGACCTTTACCATGAGATGATCGAGTCGAAGGTTATCGACAAAACCGCGCTGATCTACGGGCAGATGACCGAACCCCCCGGGGCGCGCATGCGTGTGGGCCTGACCGGCCTCACCATCGCCGAATACTTCCGCGATGTCGGCGGGCAGGACGTACTGCTGTTCATCGACAACATCTTCCGTTTCTCGCAGGCGGGTTCCGAAGTATCGGCTCTCTTGGGCCGCATCCCGTCCGCCGTCGGTTATCAGCCGACCCTGGCCACGGAGATGGGCAACCTGCAGGAACGCATCACCTCGACGAAGAAAGGATCGATCACCTCCGTTCAGGCGATTTACGTTCCGGCGGACGACCTCACCGACCCGGCCCCGGCGACCACGTTTTCCCACTTGGACGCCACCACCGTTCTCAACCGGCGCATCTCGGAGCTGGGCATCTACCCGGCGGTGGATCCGCTGGACTCCACGTCGCGCATCCTCGACCCGGCGATCGTCGGCGAGGAGCACTACGGCGTGGCGCGCGAAGTTCAGCGCATCCTGCAACGCTACAAGGAATTGCAGGACATCATTGCGATTCTGGGTATGGACGAGTTGACCGAGGAAGACAAAATGCTGGTGGCGCGGGCGCGCAAAATCCAGAAATACCTGTCCCAGCCGTTCTTTGTTGCGGAAACCTTCACCGGTGCGCCTGGCAAGTACGTCAAGGTGGCCGACACCATCACCGGCTTCAAGGAAATCGTCAATGGCAAATTGGACGACATCCCCGAGCAGGCGTTCTACATGTGCGGCGCCATCGATGAGGTGTATGAAAAAGCCGAGAAACTCAAGAAGCAGGGTTGA
- the holB gene encoding DNA polymerase III subunit delta' translates to MNFETVLGQGQAKHILDRALEHGTVAHAYLFFGPESVGKKRTALEFAKALNCAPSGPQSACGECPSCRKIDLGQHPDVFLLEPTKKASSRDVSISIDEIRDLQKKLGFTPYEGRYKVAVIDGVEKMNLQACNAFLKTLEEPPASTVLILVTANPYQMLPTIISRCQGVRFHPLPQDALRAILESHPDAESMLDEEIELRILRSQGQVARALGEDVAEIARYREELLALLSQLSFHRMDLLFQWCRETGRGCDLPQIQKTLEELLGLLRDIALLQAGCAVETLSNRDLAGRLAPLARSKPRSAILNMMESVFRTRNLLERNANVQLSLENMLMQFCEAA, encoded by the coding sequence ATGAATTTCGAAACCGTCCTTGGCCAAGGCCAGGCTAAACATATTCTCGACCGTGCCCTCGAGCACGGTACGGTGGCGCATGCGTACCTCTTTTTCGGCCCCGAAAGCGTGGGTAAAAAGCGGACCGCCCTGGAGTTCGCCAAGGCGCTGAACTGCGCCCCATCCGGCCCTCAATCCGCCTGCGGCGAATGCCCTTCCTGCCGCAAAATCGATCTGGGTCAGCACCCGGACGTATTTCTGCTGGAACCGACGAAAAAAGCCTCGTCCCGCGATGTCAGCATCAGCATCGACGAAATCCGCGACCTGCAAAAGAAACTCGGTTTCACCCCCTATGAAGGCCGCTACAAGGTGGCGGTGATCGACGGCGTTGAAAAGATGAACCTGCAAGCCTGCAACGCCTTCCTCAAAACCCTGGAAGAGCCTCCTGCGTCGACGGTGCTGATTCTGGTGACGGCGAACCCGTACCAGATGCTCCCCACCATCATTTCCCGGTGCCAGGGAGTGCGGTTTCATCCTTTGCCGCAGGACGCCCTGCGCGCCATTCTGGAATCGCACCCGGATGCCGAAAGCATGCTGGATGAGGAGATCGAGTTACGCATCTTGAGATCACAGGGCCAGGTGGCGCGGGCGCTGGGGGAAGACGTGGCGGAGATTGCGCGTTACCGCGAGGAGTTGCTGGCGCTCCTGAGCCAACTCAGTTTCCACAGAATGGATTTGCTGTTTCAGTGGTGCCGGGAGACGGGCCGCGGCTGCGACCTGCCGCAGATTCAGAAAACCCTGGAGGAACTGCTGGGCCTCCTGCGCGACATCGCTCTTTTACAGGCGGGGTGTGCTGTGGAGACGCTGAGCAACCGCGACCTTGCCGGGCGGCTCGCTCCCCTCGCCCGAAGCAAACCGCGGTCCGCCATCCTCAACATGATGGAGTCGGTATTCCGCACGCGCAATCTGCTGGAACGCAACGCCAACGTTCAGCTTTCCCTGGAAAACATGCTGATGCAATTCTGCGAAGCGGCATGA
- a CDS encoding 4Fe-4S ferredoxin — MAVAERAKRSAQRKRKPKELAVINEACTGCSGSPICITECPVENCMYEVQNPYAPAFNVVMVDELLCIGCKKCTSKGPMDTFLEGCPWDAIDMLSLAEYEEKYGEMPY; from the coding sequence ATGGCAGTAGCTGAACGGGCTAAGCGCTCCGCCCAAAGAAAACGCAAACCGAAAGAGCTTGCGGTCATCAACGAGGCCTGCACCGGATGCAGTGGGTCGCCGATTTGCATCACCGAGTGTCCGGTGGAAAACTGCATGTACGAAGTGCAGAATCCGTATGCGCCGGCCTTCAATGTGGTGATGGTCGATGAACTGCTCTGCATCGGGTGTAAAAAGTGTACTTCCAAGGGACCGATGGATACCTTTCTGGAAGGTTGTCCGTGGGATGCCATCGATATGCTGTCCTTGGCGGAATACGAAGAGAAATACGGGGAAATGCCTTACTGA
- a CDS encoding PSP1 domain-containing protein produces the protein MQNKTLNPNTTESGTCTESSRPKFVIGVRLRGRDKTQACDPLTLSLRVGMEVMVETEDGPQIGIVASNKILNVRKDACQPFKILRLASREDLQHERDKREREIKATVLCRELVEKLELPMNLSRVVFFEELNKSVFYFTAEGRIDFRQLVKELASRLRHRIEMRQVGVRDEAKSINGHGVCGEELCCSRFLPEFTPVTIRMAKDQGLALNPSKISGVCGRLMCCLQYEHNIYKNLIKEMPKLGKTISTPDGKGRVIQNDILKQKVTVRLEDDFIMYYDLEELREHLPPQAVQPPKPAN, from the coding sequence ATGCAAAACAAGACGCTGAATCCCAATACCACCGAAAGCGGCACCTGCACGGAATCGTCGCGCCCGAAGTTCGTCATCGGCGTGCGCCTGCGCGGCCGCGACAAAACACAGGCATGCGATCCCCTCACGCTGAGCCTGCGTGTCGGTATGGAGGTGATGGTGGAAACCGAGGACGGCCCGCAGATCGGCATCGTGGCCTCCAACAAGATCCTCAACGTACGCAAGGACGCGTGCCAGCCTTTCAAAATCCTGCGCCTCGCCAGCCGGGAGGACCTGCAACACGAACGGGACAAGCGCGAGCGCGAAATCAAGGCCACGGTTCTGTGCCGCGAATTGGTGGAAAAGCTGGAACTGCCGATGAACCTGAGCCGCGTGGTGTTTTTCGAGGAGCTCAACAAGTCGGTATTCTACTTCACCGCCGAAGGGCGTATCGACTTCCGTCAACTGGTCAAGGAACTCGCCTCCCGCCTGCGCCACCGCATCGAGATGCGGCAGGTGGGCGTGCGCGACGAGGCGAAGTCGATCAACGGCCATGGCGTGTGCGGCGAAGAGTTGTGCTGTTCGCGCTTCCTGCCGGAGTTCACCCCGGTCACCATCCGCATGGCCAAGGACCAGGGACTGGCCCTCAACCCCAGCAAGATCTCCGGTGTGTGCGGCCGGCTGATGTGTTGCCTGCAATACGAACACAACATCTACAAGAACCTCATAAAAGAAATGCCGAAGCTGGGCAAAACCATCTCCACGCCGGACGGCAAGGGCCGCGTCATCCAGAACGACATCCTGAAACAGAAGGTGACCGTCCGCCTTGAGGACGATTTCATCATGTACTATGATCTGGAAGAACTGCGCGAGCACCTGCCCCCGCAGGCCGTCCAGCCGCCCAAGCCAGCCAATTAA
- the atpA gene encoding F0F1 ATP synthase subunit alpha, with product MSLRADEISTLIQKQIEGFESEIELKETGRVISVGDGIARIYGLEQAMAGELVDFPNDVTGMVLNLEEDNVGAVLMGFDNLIKEGDEVKRTGRIMDVPVGPELVGRVVNALGEPIDGKGPINAKQRGPIERIAPGVIDRKSVHEPMQTGIKAIDGMIPVGRGQRELIIGDRQTGKTAVATDAIINQKGQNMFCIYVAVGQKRSTVARVVKTLEEHGAMDYTIVVSASASDPAPMQFIAPYAGCAMGEYFRDNGQHALIIYDDLTKQAAAYRQLSLLLRRPPGREAYPGDVFFLHSRLLERAAKLSDELGAGSMTALPIIETQAGDVSAYIPTNVISITDGQIYLETDLFYSGVRPAINVGLSVSRVGGAAQIKAMKQVAGQLRLDLAQYREMAAFSQFGSDLDAATQAQLARGERLVELLKQPQYQPLSAVQQVVSLFTGVRGHLDNIKVRDVRRFEEGFLNFMEEKHQEILDTIEKEKKLSDETEQELAAAVKEFKELFK from the coding sequence GTGAGTCTTAGAGCGGATGAAATCAGCACCCTGATCCAGAAGCAGATCGAAGGGTTTGAGTCCGAAATCGAATTGAAGGAAACCGGCCGCGTCATCTCCGTCGGCGACGGCATTGCGCGCATCTACGGCCTCGAACAAGCGATGGCGGGTGAACTGGTGGACTTTCCGAACGACGTCACCGGCATGGTTCTGAACCTGGAAGAGGACAACGTTGGCGCCGTGCTCATGGGCTTCGACAACCTGATCAAGGAAGGCGACGAAGTCAAGCGCACCGGCCGCATCATGGACGTGCCGGTCGGACCGGAACTGGTCGGCCGTGTGGTGAACGCTCTGGGCGAGCCGATCGACGGCAAGGGTCCCATCAACGCCAAGCAGCGCGGCCCCATCGAGCGCATCGCGCCGGGCGTTATCGACCGTAAATCCGTTCACGAACCCATGCAGACCGGTATCAAGGCCATCGATGGCATGATCCCCGTTGGCCGCGGTCAGCGCGAGTTGATCATCGGCGACCGGCAGACGGGTAAGACCGCCGTTGCCACCGACGCCATCATCAACCAGAAGGGCCAGAACATGTTCTGCATCTACGTCGCCGTCGGCCAGAAACGGTCCACGGTGGCGCGCGTCGTCAAGACTCTGGAAGAGCACGGAGCGATGGACTACACCATCGTCGTCTCCGCCAGCGCCAGCGACCCGGCTCCGATGCAGTTCATCGCGCCGTACGCGGGTTGCGCCATGGGCGAGTATTTCCGCGACAACGGCCAGCATGCACTCATCATTTACGATGACCTGACCAAGCAGGCGGCGGCCTACCGCCAGTTGAGCCTGCTGTTGCGCCGCCCCCCGGGACGCGAAGCGTACCCCGGCGACGTTTTCTTCCTGCATTCCCGCTTACTGGAACGCGCCGCGAAGTTGAGCGACGAGTTGGGTGCGGGATCGATGACGGCTCTGCCCATCATTGAAACGCAGGCGGGTGACGTGTCGGCCTACATTCCGACCAACGTCATCTCCATCACCGACGGGCAGATTTATCTGGAAACCGACCTGTTTTATTCTGGCGTGCGCCCGGCGATCAACGTCGGTCTCTCCGTATCCCGCGTCGGCGGTGCGGCGCAGATCAAGGCCATGAAACAGGTGGCCGGTCAGTTGCGCCTCGACCTCGCGCAGTACCGCGAGATGGCCGCGTTCTCTCAGTTCGGCAGTGATCTCGACGCCGCCACGCAGGCCCAGCTCGCCCGCGGTGAGCGCCTGGTGGAACTGCTCAAACAGCCGCAGTACCAGCCGCTGTCCGCGGTTCAGCAGGTGGTGTCGCTCTTCACCGGTGTGCGCGGTCATCTGGACAACATCAAGGTACGTGATGTCCGCCGCTTCGAGGAAGGGTTCCTGAATTTCATGGAAGAGAAGCACCAGGAAATTCTGGACACCATCGAGAAGGAAAAGAAGCTTTCCGACGAAACCGAACAGGAACTGGCCGCTGCGGTCAAAGAGTTCAAGGAATTGTTCAAATAA
- a CDS encoding F0F1 ATP synthase subunit epsilon, translating to MAEDNQKLHFVLVTPEREMVNDPSVDQVNIPGSEGDLGILPLHAPLFTTMRPGSFSYEKGDEIISLVVGHGYAEVTNDRVTVLAETAEYLSDIDLARAQQAKAKAEAILAKPDLEEAELREAQKKLFRALARIESKGNE from the coding sequence ATGGCCGAAGACAATCAGAAACTGCATTTCGTATTGGTCACGCCGGAGCGGGAGATGGTCAACGATCCGAGCGTGGACCAGGTCAACATTCCCGGAAGCGAGGGCGATCTGGGCATCCTGCCCCTGCACGCGCCCCTGTTCACCACCATGCGGCCCGGAAGTTTTTCCTATGAGAAGGGCGACGAGATCATCTCGCTCGTTGTCGGTCACGGCTACGCGGAAGTCACCAATGACCGCGTTACGGTGCTGGCCGAGACTGCCGAGTATCTCAGCGACATCGATCTGGCGCGGGCGCAACAAGCCAAGGCCAAGGCGGAGGCCATCCTGGCCAAACCCGACCTTGAGGAAGCCGAGCTCCGCGAGGCGCAGAAAAAGCTGTTCCGCGCCCTGGCCCGCATCGAAAGCAAGGGCAACGAATAA
- a CDS encoding AtpZ/AtpI family protein produces the protein MKSGSSLRQGLSYAFRLGTELTVATLIGALMGYALDHFLGTDPWFLAVGVLFGGAAGVLNVYRTAMSMEQDWGQDDPENEDENKTDLDDGPPDPNRDDLKK, from the coding sequence ATGAAATCCGGGAGTTCCCTACGCCAGGGCCTGAGTTACGCGTTCAGACTGGGCACCGAGTTGACCGTCGCCACCCTCATCGGGGCATTGATGGGGTACGCGCTGGATCACTTTCTGGGGACCGATCCTTGGTTTCTCGCGGTCGGCGTGTTGTTCGGCGGCGCCGCCGGGGTGCTCAACGTGTACCGGACGGCGATGAGCATGGAGCAGGACTGGGGGCAGGACGACCCCGAAAACGAGGACGAAAACAAAACGGATTTGGATGACGGTCCTCCAGATCCCAACCGCGACGACTTAAAGAAATAA
- a CDS encoding CBS domain-containing protein: MKKRKQENPIEEVSDYMTAPVITIPETKTIKDAAEYMHDQQVGSLVVLQGKKPVGIVTETDFARKVVAKGLNPNTAKVADIMTTPLQTIDCHESVLDANKLMAKKKIRHLVVMDKEELVGIVSVHNLVHYFSNPRIRTF, from the coding sequence ATGAAGAAACGCAAGCAGGAAAACCCGATCGAAGAAGTGAGCGACTACATGACCGCGCCCGTGATCACTATCCCGGAGACAAAAACCATCAAAGACGCGGCAGAGTACATGCACGATCAGCAAGTGGGGTCGCTGGTGGTCCTGCAGGGAAAGAAGCCCGTCGGTATCGTCACCGAAACCGACTTCGCGCGCAAGGTGGTGGCCAAGGGGCTGAACCCGAATACGGCGAAGGTGGCGGACATCATGACCACGCCCCTGCAGACGATTGACTGCCACGAATCGGTGCTGGACGCCAACAAGCTGATGGCGAAAAAGAAAATCCGTCACCTGGTGGTGATGGACAAGGAGGAGTTGGTGGGAATCGTTTCAGTGCATAACCTGGTGCACTACTTTTCAAACCCGCGCATCCGCACGTTTTGA
- a CDS encoding F0F1 ATP synthase subunit A: MENPLHHFELHPIIPIQVLGLDLSINKAVIVMWVGVALVFFLFMVVIKGGLRLVPGKGQSVAEVSLEFIQGMVDEFIGQQDGKKYFSFIATLFFFILTCNLIGLVPGSYTMTSQLVVTGAFALIIFFMTLVIGFAKHGGHFMSILVPPGVPKLMIPFMIPIEIISMLARPVSLSVRLFANMTAGHTVLAVLFALTLTAPAWVSWMPFGFTVVINVLEVAIAFIQAYIFTVLTCVYIGDVIKLH; encoded by the coding sequence ATGGAAAACCCGCTTCACCACTTTGAACTGCATCCCATCATCCCCATCCAGGTTCTGGGGCTCGACCTTTCCATCAACAAGGCGGTCATCGTCATGTGGGTGGGCGTCGCCCTGGTCTTTTTCCTGTTCATGGTGGTGATCAAAGGCGGTCTTCGGCTGGTGCCCGGCAAAGGGCAGAGCGTTGCCGAAGTCTCTCTCGAATTCATTCAGGGCATGGTCGATGAGTTTATTGGACAACAGGACGGCAAGAAGTACTTTTCCTTCATCGCCACCCTGTTTTTCTTTATTCTGACCTGTAACCTGATCGGCCTCGTGCCCGGTTCATACACCATGACGAGTCAGTTGGTGGTCACCGGCGCGTTCGCCCTCATCATCTTTTTCATGACGCTGGTCATCGGCTTTGCCAAGCACGGCGGGCATTTTATGAGCATCCTCGTGCCGCCCGGTGTGCCCAAACTCATGATCCCGTTCATGATCCCGATCGAAATCATCAGCATGCTGGCCAGGCCGGTATCGCTGTCTGTGCGTCTGTTCGCCAACATGACCGCGGGCCACACGGTACTGGCGGTGCTGTTTGCGTTGACGCTCACCGCACCGGCGTGGGTCAGTTGGATGCCGTTCGGATTCACCGTCGTCATCAATGTGTTGGAAGTCGCAATCGCATTCATTCAGGCTTATATATTCACCGTCCTGACGTGTGTTTACATCGGGGACGTTATTAAATTGCATTAA
- the atpG gene encoding ATP synthase F1 subunit gamma yields the protein MPSLRDVKNRIRSVKNTQQTTKAMKLVSASKLRRAQEAILTARPYATKLRDVLNHLSARCNHDLHPLLNEREGNKVLLVIITADRGLCGAFNANIIKMASQVIEENRGSDISLFLAGKKGGDYFKRRPYKIKENYPGWTKEFNYAKAVEIGEKLGQLFIDKTVDHIFLVYNEFKSVLRQEVIREQLLPIEPEETEDAHPVDYIYEPDEESILEDILKRYMTLQVYRAFLESSASEHGARMTAMDNASRNAKEMIGQLTLFYNRTRQAYITKELIEVVNGAEALKD from the coding sequence ATGCCTAGCTTACGCGACGTTAAAAACCGCATCCGGAGTGTCAAGAACACTCAGCAGACCACCAAGGCCATGAAACTGGTGTCGGCGTCGAAACTACGCCGTGCGCAGGAGGCCATCCTCACCGCCCGGCCGTACGCCACCAAACTGCGTGACGTGCTGAATCACCTGTCGGCGCGGTGCAACCACGACCTGCATCCGCTGTTGAACGAGCGCGAAGGCAACAAGGTTCTCTTGGTGATCATCACCGCTGACCGCGGGTTGTGCGGCGCCTTCAACGCCAACATCATCAAGATGGCTTCCCAGGTCATTGAGGAAAACAGGGGTAGCGACATTTCCCTGTTTCTTGCGGGCAAAAAGGGAGGCGACTACTTCAAGCGCCGCCCCTATAAAATCAAGGAGAACTATCCGGGCTGGACGAAGGAGTTCAACTACGCCAAGGCGGTGGAGATCGGCGAGAAGCTCGGCCAGTTGTTCATCGATAAAACAGTGGACCACATCTTCCTCGTGTACAACGAGTTCAAATCCGTTCTCCGGCAGGAGGTCATCCGCGAACAGTTACTGCCCATCGAACCGGAGGAAACGGAAGACGCGCACCCGGTGGATTATATCTATGAGCCGGATGAGGAAAGCATACTGGAAGATATTCTGAAACGGTACATGACCTTGCAGGTGTACCGCGCCTTTTTGGAGTCCAGTGCCAGTGAACACGGCGCCCGCATGACGGCGATGGACAACGCCTCGCGCAATGCCAAGGAAATGATCGGCCAGTTGACCCTGTTCTACAACCGTACGCGGCAGGCATACATCACGAAAGAACTGATTGAAGTGGTCAACGGGGCGGAAGCGCTGAAAGACTGA
- the atpF gene encoding F0F1 ATP synthase subunit B encodes MPQLEQVSVFSSLIFWSIISFALLLWLLKKYAFPPILQMLEERQKKISGDIKNAEAMRVEAEKIKKEFQDQLQTAHDKASTIVQLAHDEARKLQEKTLNETQSKVRQMQKEAEHEIRVARDKLMGEIRQYVSVLTIASTEKILRRTMQDDDKKRLVDESIDEVVRNLEKN; translated from the coding sequence ATGCCACAACTAGAGCAGGTATCGGTATTTTCTTCTTTGATCTTCTGGTCGATCATTTCGTTCGCCCTTCTTCTCTGGCTGTTGAAGAAGTACGCCTTCCCTCCCATCCTGCAGATGCTGGAGGAGAGGCAGAAGAAAATTTCCGGAGACATCAAAAACGCCGAAGCCATGCGGGTGGAAGCGGAAAAAATCAAAAAGGAGTTTCAGGACCAGCTCCAGACCGCGCACGACAAGGCAAGCACCATCGTCCAGTTGGCGCATGACGAGGCCCGCAAACTGCAGGAAAAAACCCTCAACGAAACCCAGTCCAAGGTGCGGCAGATGCAGAAGGAAGCCGAGCACGAAATCCGGGTGGCGCGCGACAAGCTGATGGGGGAGATCCGGCAGTATGTTTCCGTGTTGACCATCGCCTCCACTGAGAAAATCCTGCGCCGCACCATGCAGGACGACGATAAAAAGCGGCTGGTGGACGAGTCCATCGACGAGGTGGTCCGCAACCTGGAGAAGAACTAG
- the atpH gene encoding ATP synthase F1 subunit delta — protein MIENQIGKRFSEALSASIEDNAKLQEALDHLCDLDDAIQSDPALPKFFLHPAIPDDKKLAFVMSLCDNIPAGKEVRKVAEMLVKRNKMAYLKNIREHFEKTVADRLNQVRVKIVAAYPVSEEQLNKLKSSLDRALGKSAVIDSQVDESLLGGIRVSIGSWVADATIKNRLALLRRSIEKEEVLL, from the coding sequence ATGATTGAAAACCAGATAGGCAAACGATTTTCCGAAGCGCTGTCCGCTTCCATTGAGGACAACGCCAAATTGCAAGAAGCGCTGGACCACCTGTGCGATCTGGACGACGCCATCCAGTCCGACCCCGCACTGCCCAAGTTCTTTCTGCATCCGGCCATCCCGGACGATAAGAAGCTCGCGTTCGTGATGTCGCTCTGCGACAACATACCGGCGGGCAAGGAAGTCCGCAAGGTAGCGGAGATGCTGGTCAAGCGCAACAAGATGGCTTATCTGAAGAACATCCGGGAACATTTTGAGAAAACGGTGGCCGATCGGCTCAATCAGGTGCGGGTGAAGATCGTGGCCGCCTACCCTGTATCCGAGGAACAATTGAACAAACTGAAATCGTCCCTGGACCGGGCTTTGGGAAAAAGCGCGGTGATCGACAGCCAGGTGGACGAGTCGTTGCTCGGCGGCATCCGCGTCAGTATTGGAAGCTGGGTCGCCGATGCCACTATCAAGAACCGCCTGGCGCTGTTGCGACGGTCGATTGAGAAGGAGGAGGTCCTACTGTGA